A stretch of the Dioscorea cayenensis subsp. rotundata cultivar TDr96_F1 chromosome 4, TDr96_F1_v2_PseudoChromosome.rev07_lg8_w22 25.fasta, whole genome shotgun sequence genome encodes the following:
- the LOC120258729 gene encoding uncharacterized protein LOC120258729, whose translation MASIENMIARFCALLFLMITMLLLLSSEVDVQILRMKSINNEGWSGSGNPYPCDEIYIVGEGETLHSISAKCGDPFILDENPHIQDSDDVFPGLVIKITRPLF comes from the coding sequence ATGGCGTCAATAGAGAATATGATTGCTCGTTTTTGTGCtttattatttctaatgatCACAATGCTTCTCTTGCTCAGCAGTGAAGTGGATGTGCAGATCTTAAGGATGAAGAGCATTAATAATGAAGGATGGAGTGGCAGTGGTAATCCATATCCTTGTGATGAGATATACATTGTGGGAGAGGGGGAGACCTTGCATAGCATCAGTGCCAAGTGTGGTGATCCTTTCATATTGGACGAGAACCCTCATATTCAGGATTCTGATGATGTTTTCCCTGGCCTTGTCATCAAGATCACCAGGcctttgttttag